The following are from one region of the Candidatus Neomarinimicrobiota bacterium genome:
- a CDS encoding HypC/HybG/HupF family hydrogenase formation chaperone: protein MCLAIPGKLLEVFDENGLKMGNIDFAGSVSKACLEYVPEIEIGQYTIVHAGFALSVLNE from the coding sequence ATGTGTCTTGCCATCCCCGGAAAATTATTAGAAGTATTTGATGAAAACGGTCTCAAGATGGGCAATATTGATTTTGCCGGGTCTGTAAGTAAGGCTTGTCTGGAGTATGTACCGGAAATTGAAATTGGTCAATACACCATCGTCCATGCCGGCTTTGCCTTATCAGTCCTAAATGAGG